A window of Phragmitibacter flavus contains these coding sequences:
- a CDS encoding superoxide dismutase: MNRRTFLTTSGAAMAAGASSFPTSGFAAAAAGSSSFPLSLPELPYAAEALEPHIDAMTMNIHHGKHHAAYVANLNKALEGAKVEATDTLVLLKGISGLPEDIQTAVRNNGGGHVNHSLFWKWLTPAEKSGAPDKDLGAAIEASFGSLDDLKKAVNEAGAKRFGSGWAWLIVKEDGKLAVTSTPNQDNPWMKEFVPEGEQGTPILGVDVWEHAYYLKYMNKRPDYLTAFWSVVNWDEVSKGYAAALKSVK; this comes from the coding sequence ATGAACCGACGCACTTTTCTCACCACCTCCGGAGCCGCGATGGCGGCTGGCGCATCTTCTTTCCCGACCAGCGGTTTTGCGGCGGCGGCAGCGGGCAGCAGCAGTTTTCCATTGAGTCTGCCAGAGCTGCCGTATGCGGCGGAGGCCTTGGAGCCGCACATTGATGCGATGACGATGAACATTCACCATGGAAAACACCATGCGGCGTATGTGGCCAATTTGAACAAGGCGCTGGAAGGCGCGAAGGTGGAGGCGACCGATACGCTGGTGCTGTTGAAAGGGATTTCTGGTTTGCCCGAGGACATCCAGACGGCGGTCCGCAACAATGGCGGCGGGCATGTGAACCACAGTTTGTTCTGGAAATGGCTGACGCCTGCGGAGAAGTCGGGCGCGCCTGACAAAGATTTGGGGGCGGCGATTGAGGCGAGTTTCGGGAGTTTGGACGATTTGAAAAAGGCTGTGAACGAAGCGGGCGCTAAGCGCTTTGGTTCCGGCTGGGCGTGGTTGATCGTGAAGGAAGACGGCAAACTGGCGGTGACGTCGACGCCGAATCAGGACAATCCGTGGATGAAGGAATTTGTGCCTGAAGGCGAGCAGGGAACGCCGATCCTCGGAGTGGATGTGTGGGAACACGCCTATTATTTGAAATACATGAACAAGCGTCCGGATTATTTGACGGCGTTTTGGAGCGTGGTGAACTGGGATGAGGTGAGCAAAGGTTATGCGGCGGCGCTGAAGAGCGTGAAGTGA
- a CDS encoding Gfo/Idh/MocA family protein — MKKYKVGIIGYGWAAGAHIAAINATSQAQVTAVYSTRKLDNVELSARHGCVIATYTDFDQFLEASGVDVVDICSMPSFHHQQAVAAAKAGKHIILEKPMGMTLEQSRDIVAEAEAAGVKGCVCFECRYSSQFLSTKAVLDQGLLGDLHYAEVDYYHGIGPWYGQFRWNIGKENGGSSLLTAGCHALDALLLCMGENEEVDTVTSISTKSSSDTFAPYEFDTTSVTLLHFKSGKIGKCASVVDCLQPYYFHTHLVGSEGSLLDHKFHSRKLHTDKNHWSTLSMKTLDSGDVSDHPYQTQFQAFFDALDQGQDMPLTSFKDALRTCEVLFAADQSAASGGKPVKLG, encoded by the coding sequence ATGAAAAAATACAAAGTTGGAATCATCGGATACGGATGGGCCGCCGGCGCCCACATCGCCGCCATCAACGCCACCAGCCAGGCCCAGGTCACCGCCGTCTACTCCACCCGCAAACTCGACAACGTCGAACTCAGCGCCCGCCACGGTTGTGTCATTGCCACTTACACCGACTTCGACCAGTTCCTCGAAGCCAGCGGCGTCGATGTCGTCGACATCTGCTCCATGCCCAGCTTCCACCACCAGCAGGCGGTCGCCGCCGCCAAGGCCGGCAAGCACATCATTCTCGAAAAACCCATGGGCATGACCCTTGAGCAATCGCGCGACATCGTCGCCGAAGCCGAAGCCGCCGGCGTCAAAGGCTGCGTCTGTTTCGAATGCCGCTACTCCAGCCAGTTCCTCTCCACCAAGGCCGTTCTCGATCAAGGACTTCTCGGCGACCTCCACTACGCCGAAGTCGACTATTACCACGGCATCGGCCCTTGGTATGGCCAGTTCCGCTGGAACATCGGCAAAGAAAACGGCGGCTCCTCCCTGCTCACCGCCGGCTGTCACGCCCTCGATGCCCTGCTCCTCTGCATGGGTGAAAATGAAGAAGTCGACACCGTCACAAGCATCTCCACCAAGTCCTCCAGCGACACCTTCGCCCCCTACGAATTCGACACCACCAGCGTCACCCTGCTCCACTTCAAGAGCGGCAAAATCGGCAAATGCGCCTCCGTCGTTGACTGCCTCCAGCCCTACTACTTCCACACCCACCTCGTCGGCAGCGAAGGCAGCCTTCTCGATCACAAATTCCACTCAAGAAAACTGCACACCGACAAAAACCACTGGAGCACCCTCTCCATGAAGACCCTCGATAGCGGCGACGTCTCCGACCATCCCTATCAAACCCAGTTCCAGGCCTTCTTTGACGCCCTCGACCAAGGACAAGACATGCCCCTCACCAGCTTTAAAGACGCCCTCCGCACCTGCGAAGTCCTCTTCGCCGCCGACCAAAGCGCCGCCTCAGGAGGCAAACCCGTCAAACTAGGCTAA
- a CDS encoding glucosamine-6-phosphate isomerase, which translates to MSRKLSHIAPDWWDYTTLESDLINDAARLTERDLKQLSRPGFKVVFYDTLEDFYLAEALEYLHAWQQATADNPVGICGPIGPTEQLPLVARLVNELGINLKHAHFWGMDEWYDPDTQKEVSTQHPLSFEKADRELLFNRIHKKQAIPESNLHFPKADTADFIKTWTSGIRCAVMQGGQGDIKHWAFNDPLKRSGKYKNEPPSPAEYRKLGTRIVELHPITLAQNARTSGGGNITMVPKTAITVGPEETWLAEKVSIWQAGVHDNPLGQRLTALMISKGLADSAVPMSLLADHPNVQFNYYRGGLGQCAVEMH; encoded by the coding sequence ATGTCTCGCAAACTCAGCCACATCGCCCCAGACTGGTGGGACTACACCACCCTCGAATCCGACCTCATCAACGATGCCGCCCGGCTCACCGAGCGCGACCTTAAACAACTCAGCCGACCCGGATTCAAAGTCGTCTTCTACGACACCCTCGAAGACTTCTACCTCGCCGAAGCCCTCGAATACCTCCACGCCTGGCAACAGGCCACCGCCGACAACCCCGTCGGTATCTGCGGCCCCATCGGCCCCACCGAACAACTCCCGCTCGTCGCCCGCCTCGTCAACGAACTCGGCATCAACCTCAAACACGCCCACTTTTGGGGCATGGACGAGTGGTATGATCCCGATACCCAAAAGGAAGTCAGCACCCAACACCCCCTCTCTTTCGAAAAGGCCGATCGCGAACTCCTCTTCAACCGCATCCACAAAAAACAGGCCATCCCCGAGTCCAACCTGCACTTCCCCAAAGCCGACACCGCCGACTTCATCAAAACCTGGACCTCCGGCATCCGTTGCGCCGTCATGCAAGGCGGTCAGGGCGACATCAAACACTGGGCCTTCAACGACCCCCTTAAACGCAGCGGCAAATACAAAAACGAACCGCCATCCCCCGCCGAATACCGCAAACTCGGCACCCGCATCGTCGAGCTTCATCCCATCACCCTTGCCCAGAACGCCCGCACCAGCGGCGGCGGCAACATCACCATGGTGCCCAAAACCGCCATCACCGTCGGCCCCGAGGAAACCTGGCTCGCCGAAAAAGTCAGCATCTGGCAGGCCGGCGTCCACGACAACCCCCTCGGCCAGCGCCTCACCGCCTTGATGATCTCCAAAGGCCTCGCCGACTCAGCCGTCCCCATGTCCCTCCTCGCCGACCATCCCAACGTCCAGTTCAACTACTACCGCGGCGGCCTCGGCCAATGCGCCGTCGAAATGCACTAG